A genomic region of Sarcophilus harrisii chromosome 6, mSarHar1.11, whole genome shotgun sequence contains the following coding sequences:
- the RTN3 gene encoding reticulon-3 isoform X5 — translation MPPRRKKGQWAVHDLIFWRDVKKTGLVFGTTLIMLLSLAAFSVISVASYLILALLSVTISFRVYKSVIQAVQKSEEGHPFKAYLDVDIALSSEAFHNYVNAAMVHVNKALKLIIRLFLVEDLVDSLKLAVFMWLMTYVGAVFNGITLLILAELLVFSVPIVYEKYKTQIDHYVGIARDQTKAVVAKIQAKLPGIAKKKAE, via the exons TTCACGACCTCATCTTCTGGCGGGATGTCAAAAAGACAGGCCTTGTCTTTGGCACAACATTGATCATGCTGCTTTCCCTAGCAGCCTTCAGTGTCATCAGTGTGGCCTCTTACCTCATCTTGGCTCTTCTCTCTGTGACCATCAGCTTCAGGGTCTACAAGTCTGTCATCCAAGCCGTACAGAAGTCAGAAGAGGGCCACCCATTCAA GGCCTACCTGGATGTGGACATTGCTTTGTCCTCTGAAGCTTTCCATAATTACGTGAATGCTGCTATGGTACATGTGAACAAAGCTCTCAAGCTCATCATCCGTCTCTTTCTGGTAGAAGATCTGGTGGATTCCTTAAAG CTGGCTGTCTTCATGTGGCTGATGACATATGTGGGTGCAGTTTTCAATGGGATTACCCTTCTGATTCTTG CTGAACTGCTGGTCTTCAGTGTTCCAATTGTCTATGAAAAGTATAAG ACACAGATTGACCATTATGTTGGCATCGCTCGTGATCAGACCAAGGCAGTTGTTGCGAA GATCCAAGCAAAACTGCCTGGCATTGCGAAGAAAAAGGCAGAATAA